One window of the Solibacillus isronensis genome contains the following:
- a CDS encoding MbtH family protein, with the protein MSNPFEQEDREYYVLRNSEEQHSVWPAVIPVPAGWEVVYGPALKPLCQLYIEENWLDMRPKSLRSVLG; encoded by the coding sequence ATGTCTAACCCTTTTGAACAAGAAGATCGTGAATATTACGTTTTGCGAAATTCGGAAGAACAGCACTCTGTATGGCCAGCAGTCATTCCTGTCCCTGCCGGATGGGAGGTCGTATATGGCCCTGCGTTAAAACCATTATGCCAACTCTATATAGAAGAAAATTGGCTGGATATGAGACCTAAAAGTCTGCGTAGTGTTTTGGGATGA
- a CDS encoding DHA2 family efflux MFS transporter permease subunit — translation MKAQRAVIIALYVVAMFMVSIDGTIVNVLLPTIAVEFGVTPGATNGINIGYLVSIAVALPAAGYLSNRYGVKRMYVLSVSLFTLASLLCGWAGSLQALILARVLQGLAGGIITPVSMTLLFRTFSPPERQNLSRSLVLPIAFAPAIGPLVGGLFSEYLSWNWAFFINIPFGIIIVLIGLFALTEFEIFKAPFDTKGYMLIALGLPLLMLTLSLIASDGVSITVVFCAIVGVFLLSRFYVYERKIKEPLLDVRLYEQPLFLSSSLVAMCSMGALMGMLYLFPLMYQYAYSASALESSLITFTEALGLMVASKLLPRTSQHFGMLYTVRLGLIGTVMIFCCIAILGPSANPWLLRGLMFAVGICLGHSVIGSQLSAFHHVAKSQMSKATTLYNMLNRVGAAVGIALVATTLTVSGRYFSEILSYQYALVATVVLLLAGLGCSLFAKEQETILKGEKA, via the coding sequence ATGAAAGCACAGCGAGCAGTCATCATCGCCCTCTATGTTGTGGCGATGTTCATGGTTTCAATCGACGGAACGATTGTCAATGTGCTACTTCCTACAATTGCCGTTGAATTCGGTGTAACGCCGGGGGCAACGAACGGCATTAATATCGGCTACCTTGTCAGCATCGCTGTTGCATTGCCTGCTGCCGGCTATTTAAGCAATCGGTACGGCGTAAAAAGAATGTATGTACTCTCTGTCAGTCTATTTACACTCGCCTCTCTTCTTTGCGGATGGGCGGGAAGCTTGCAGGCCCTTATTTTAGCGCGCGTGCTGCAGGGACTGGCAGGAGGAATCATTACACCCGTCAGCATGACACTGCTGTTTCGGACATTTTCTCCACCGGAAAGACAAAATCTGTCGCGTTCATTAGTATTGCCAATCGCCTTTGCACCGGCGATTGGCCCCTTAGTGGGCGGACTGTTTTCGGAGTATTTATCCTGGAACTGGGCGTTCTTCATTAATATTCCTTTTGGTATCATCATCGTCCTGATCGGACTTTTTGCCTTAACGGAATTTGAGATTTTTAAAGCACCGTTCGATACGAAAGGCTATATGCTCATTGCACTCGGGTTGCCGCTGTTAATGCTCACTCTGAGCCTTATTGCATCAGACGGTGTTTCCATTACGGTCGTCTTTTGTGCGATTGTCGGTGTATTTTTATTAAGCCGGTTTTATGTATATGAACGAAAAATAAAAGAGCCGCTGCTGGATGTGCGTCTGTATGAACAACCGCTTTTCCTTTCATCGAGTCTCGTCGCGATGTGTTCCATGGGCGCATTGATGGGGATGCTGTATCTGTTCCCGCTCATGTATCAGTACGCGTACTCAGCTTCTGCTCTGGAAAGCTCACTCATTACGTTTACCGAGGCACTTGGACTGATGGTCGCATCCAAATTACTGCCTCGAACATCCCAGCATTTCGGCATGCTGTATACAGTACGTCTCGGTCTGATTGGTACAGTAATGATTTTCTGCTGTATCGCCATCCTTGGTCCTTCAGCAAATCCTTGGCTGTTACGCGGATTGATGTTTGCAGTCGGGATATGTTTAGGACATAGTGTAATCGGTTCGCAACTTTCGGCCTTTCATCATGTAGCAAAAAGTCAGATGAGCAAGGCGACAACGCTATACAATATGCTTAACCGCGTTGGAGCAGCAGTAGGAATTGCACTTGTAGCGACGACATTAACCGTGTCTGGTCGCTACTTTTCAGAGATCCTTTCTTATCAGTACGCCCTCGTTGCTACGGTCGTTCTGCTTCTGGCAGGACTCGGCTGTTCTTTATTTGCGAAAGAACAGGAAACTATTCTAAAGGGAGAAAAAGCATGA